The Coregonus clupeaformis isolate EN_2021a chromosome 18, ASM2061545v1, whole genome shotgun sequence genome has a segment encoding these proteins:
- the LOC121573797 gene encoding transforming acidic coiled-coil-containing protein 1-like, with translation MSWGSLLSPVQWAKWTWSAVREEGEEEGEDGAPGTKDEGGNSDSEGNFETPEAESPGLRNELTQLDNSAQKALTRDDGQLTPRAFLDRNSNQNVYPASLQEVQDALNNLNSPSPSLSGAGLDQNLNLMLTSRPGEGEGLSPSPLPQPRALRPPSLPVHNRPDSAEVDDLAPMTSDPNGNINSHPNSLTPEMDRPEDSDRQSPRKSTGITNSCEVKKLDNQTPLQNACGKEDDHCEAHATDEEKLASTAGVRADRDHKGTEMSVSGRSEESDCCSMYEDSCQLKNAKLGGSDTQKTGSEVLDSICISEAEKKAVLTLIRGEIITKETEASDWRRKYEDSRQEVMEMRKIVAEYEKTIAQMIEDEQCNTMSSQKSLQAVSMEKESALTDLNSVERSLSDMFRRYENMKSTLDGFKKNEEVLKKCAQEYLARVKQEEQRYQTLKLHAEEKLDKANENIAQVRSKASSESVALTASLRKEQMKVESLEKALQQKTEEIEELTKICDELIAKMGRTD, from the exons ATGTCCTGGGGGTCTCTGCTGTCTCCAGTGCAGTGGGCCAAATGGACCTGGTCAGCTGtacgggaggagggggaggaggagggggaggatggagcgCCTGGAACCAAGGATGAAGGGGGAAA ttcGGATTCAGAAGGGAACTTTGAGACTCCGGAGGCGGAGTCTCCAGGTCTGCGGAATGAGCTCACCCAACTGGATAACTCCGCCCAAAAAG ccCTCACCAGAGATGACGGACAGCTGACGCCCCGCGCCTTCCTGGACAGGAACTCCAATCAGAATGTTTATCCCGCCTCCCTCCAGGAAGTACAGGATGCCCTAAACAACCTCAatagcccctccccctccctgagcGGAGCAGGTTTGGACCAGAACCTGAACCTGATGTTGACCTCCAGACCTGGAGAAGGAGAGGGTCTCTCCCCGTCCCCTCTGCCTCAGCCCCGTGCCCTACGCCCCCCCTCGCTCCCCGTCCACAACCGCCCCGACTCCGCTGAGGTTGATGATCTCGCTCCTATGACCTCTGACCCCAATGGCAACATCAACTCTCACCCCAACAGCCTGACTCCTGAAATGGACAGACCGGAggactcagacagacagtcacctaGGAAGAGCACAGGCATCAC GAACTCCTGTGAAGTGAAGAAGCTGGACAACCAGACTCCATTACAGAACGCCTGCGGAAAA gaggaCGACCACTGCGAGGCCCACGCCACAGATGAGGAGAAGCTAGCCAGCacggcaggagtcagagcagacaGAGACCACAAAG GGACAGAAATGAGTGTGTCAGGCAGATCAGAGGAGTCAGACTGCTGCTCTATG TATGAGGACTCCTGCCAGCTGAAGAATGCCAAGCTGGGAGGAAGTGACACGCAGAAGACAGGAAGTGAGGTTCTAGACTCCATTTGTATCAGCGAGGCAGAGAAGAAGGCTGTTCTCACCCTCATCAGAGGGGAG ATCATCACTAAGGAGACGGAGGCCAGTGACTGGAGGAGGAAGTATGAGGACAGCAGACAGGAAGTCATGGAGATGAG AAAGATTGTGGCAGAGTATGAGAAGACCATCGCCCAGATGATTG aggaTGAACAGTGCAACACCATGAGCTCCCAGAAGTCTTTGCAGGCTGTAAGCATGGAGAAGGAGTCGGCGCTAACAGACCTGAACTCAGTAGAGCGCTCGCTGTCTGATATGTTCCGCCGCTATGAGAACATGAAGAGCACCCTGGACGGCTTTAAGAAG aatgaGGAGGTATTGAAGAAGTGTGCTCAGGAGTATCTGGCCAGAGTCAAGCAAGAGGAGCAGAGATACCAGACCCTCAAACTCCATGCCGAGGAGAAACTAGACAA GGCTAATGAGAACATAGCCCAGGTACGCAGCAAGGCCAGCTCTGAGAGTGTTGCTCTCACCGCCAGCCTAAGGAAGGAGCAGATGAAGGTGGAGTCTCTGGAGAAAGCCCTGCAGCAAAAG ACTGAGGAGATCGAGGAGCTCACCAAGATCTGTGATGAGCTCATCGCCAAGATGGGcagaacagactga